A genomic window from Phoenix dactylifera cultivar Barhee BC4 chromosome 7, palm_55x_up_171113_PBpolish2nd_filt_p, whole genome shotgun sequence includes:
- the LOC103723787 gene encoding GDP-mannose transporter GONST1-like isoform X2, protein MGSRSFSGAKSFREEDIDLEDGKVTKDKEKISRCYRPVKIHNQALLSGLAYCISSCSMILVNKFVLSGYDFNAGISMMLYQNLVSVIIVSSLRLFGVITTEPLTWKLIKVWLPVNVIFVGMLSTSIFSLKYINVAMVTVLKNVTNVITALGETYLFQKHHGNTVWAALFLMIISAISGGITDLSFHAVGYTWQIVNCFLTASYSLTLRWVMDTAKQVTKSGNLNEFSMVLLNNTLSLPLGILLVFAFDEVDYLSKSPLLRMPMFWLVMTSSGFLGLAISFTSMWFLHQTGATTYSLVGSLNKIPLSIAGILLFKVPTTLENFLSILFGLLAGVFFAKAKMRERSQS, encoded by the exons ATCATTTTCTGGTGCAAAATCCTTTCGGGAAGAAGACATTGACTTGGAAGATGGTAAAGTGACAAAAGACAAAGAGAAAATTTCACGCTGTTACAGGCCTGTAAAGATCCACAATCAGGCCCTTCTATCTGGTCTTGCATATTGCATATCATCATGCAGCATGATACTGGTTAATAAGTTTGTTTTATCAGGCTATGATTTTAATGCTGGAATATCAATGATGCTTTACCAG AATCTTGTTTCAGTAATTATCGTCTCTTCTCTGAGACTATTTGGAGTAATAACAACAGAACCTCTTACATGGAAATTAATTAAGGTCTGGTTGCCGGTCAATGTTATATTTGTTGGGATGCTCAGTACAAGCATTTTTAG TTTAAAGTACATCAATGTTGCCATGGTAACAGTTTTGAAGAATGTCACCAATGTTATTACTGCTCTTGGCGAAACGTATCTTTTCCAAAAGCATCACGGCAACACAGTCTGGGCTGCTCTGTTCCTTATG ATAATCTCGGCAATTTCAGGAGGAATCACAGATCTCTCATTTCATGCAGTTGGCTATACATGGCAGATTGTTAATTGTTTTCTGACAGCATCATATTCG CTAACATTACGGTGGGTCATGGATACAGCAAAGCAAGTGACAAAATCTGGAAATTTGAATGAGTTTTCAATGGTTTTGCTCAATAACACTCTTTCATTGCCTTTGGGGATTCTGCTTGTATTTGCATTTGATGAAGTGGATTACCTTTCTAAATC GCCGCTTTTGAGGATGCCTATGTTCTGGTTGGTGATGACTTCAAGTGGGTTTTTGGGACTTGCAATCAGCTTCACTTCAATGTGGTTTCTCCACCAGACAGGTGCAACTACATACAG cCTTGTAGGATCGCTAAATAAGATTCCTCTCTCTATTGCTGGAATCCTCCTTTTTAAAGTACCAACTACCCTGGAGAATTTCCTAAGCATCCTGTTTG GTCTATTAGCAGGTGTATTTTTCGCCAAAGCAAAGATGAGGGAGAGATCTCAATCCTGA